The following proteins come from a genomic window of Canis lupus dingo isolate Sandy chromosome 20, ASM325472v2, whole genome shotgun sequence:
- the LOC112666393 gene encoding olfactory receptor 2Z1 yields the protein MGDVNQSVTSDFVLVGLFSHSGSGQLLFSLVAATFTMGLLGNTILLFVIRTDSRLHTTMYFLLSQLSLFDVGFPLVTIPKMASDFLQGDGSISFGGCAAQIFFLTLMGVAEGILLALMSYDRYVAVCHPLQYPVLMRRQVCLLMVGSSWLAGVLNASVQTSITLHFPYCASRIVDHFFCEVPALLKLSCADTSAYELALSTSGVLILVLPLFLIATSYGHVLGAVIRMHSEEARNKAFTTCSSHITVVGLFYGAAVFMYMVPGAYHSPHQDNVVSLFYSLVTPTLNPLIYSLRNQEVRMALVKVLSRTGLRPK from the coding sequence ATGGGGGATGTGAATCAATCAGTGACCTCTGACTTCGTTCTGGTGGGCCTCTTCAGTCACTCAGGGTCAGGTCAGCTACTCTTCTCCCTGGTGGCTGCCACGTTTACCATGGGCCTCCTGGGCAACACCATTCTGCTCTTCGTGATCCGTACAGACTCCCGGCTCCACACAACCATGTACTTTCTGCTCAGCCAGCTCTCTCTGTTTGATGTTGGCTTCCCTCTGGTCACCATCCCCAAGATGGCATCCGACTTTCTGCAGGGAGACGGGTCCATCTCCTTCGGGGGCTGCGCAGCTCAAATATTCTTCCTGACTCTGATGGGCGTGGCTGAGGGCATCCTGTTGGCCCTCATGTCCTATGACCGCTATGTTGCCGTGTGTCACCCTCTGCAGTATCCCGTGCTCATGAGGCGCCAGGTGTGCTTGCTCATGGTGGGCTCTTCCTGGCTAGCAGGGGTGCTCAACGCCTCCGTCCAGACCTCCATCACTCTGCACTTCCCCTACTGCGCCTCCCGCATCGTGGACCACTTCTTCTGCGAGGTGCCAGCCCTGCTGAAACTCTCCTGCGCAGACACCTCGGCCTACGAGTTGGCGCTGTCCACCTCGGGGGTGCTGATCCTTGTGCTTCCACTTTTCCTCATTGCCACTTCCTACGGCCACGTGTTGGGGGCCGTTATACGCATGCACTCAGAGGAGGCCCGAAACAAAGCCTTCACCACCTGTTCCTCGCACATCACAGTAGTGGGACTCTTTTACGGAGCAGCTGTGTTCATGTACATGGTGCCGGGTGCCTACCACAGCCCACACCAGGACAATGTGGTCTCCCTGTTCTATAGCCTTGTCACCCCCACACTCAATCCCCTTATCTACAGTCTGAGGAACCAGGAGGTGCGGATGGCTCTGGTCAAAGTGCTCAGCAGAACTGGGCTCAGGCCAAAGTGA